The genomic window AGAATCTACACAATCAAATGCCACGCGAGATTTAGAATCTACACGATTAAAATTTGCACAAGATTCTAAAATCATCCCTCAAGATTCCCAAACTCTTCGTATAATGGTGGGGGCTGAAGGGGGTTTTAGCGATGCAGAAAGAGCGCGATTTGATAAGATTGTAAGCCTCAAAGAAGGCACGATTTTACGCAGTGAAAGTGCGTGTGTATTTCTAGCGAGTATTGCTAAACTTTGGCAGAAGCCATAATTACAAGGAGCGCAAATGCAAATGGAACAAATGAATATAGAGCAGATCAAAGTTGGGATTGTGGGTTTGGGCCTTATGGGCGGCTCTATGGGCTTGGCACTCAAGGCTTTGGGGCAGATTCAAAGTCGCCATATTAGCCGAATTTTAGGCTATGATAATAATCCCATTCACGCGCAACAAGCTTTGAATCTTGGGCTTGTTGATGAATGTGTAGAATTAGATGAGATTTGGCAATGTGATGTAATTTTTCTTAGCACACCGCTTGAAAGCATTGTTGCGCTCATTACATCGCTCACGCCCGATATGATAGGGCAAAAAACTACGATTATTGATGTGGGTGGGGCAAAGGTGGAGATTCTCTTACATATCCCATCGTGGCTTCGGCATAATTTTGTTGGCGCACACCCGATGTGCGGGACAGAGTTTTTTGGTCCAAAAGCAGCTTTTGGTGAGTTATATAAAAATGGCATTGTGATTCTTGCTGATGTGGAACAAAGTGGGGCATATCAAGTCGAGATAGCAAAGGATATTTTTATTGGCATTGGTATGAAGATTCTTAAAATGTCTGCAAAGGAGCACGACAAGCATATCGCGCTTATCTCACATATGCCTCATATTATGAGCTATGCTCTCGCAAATGCAACTTTGTCTCAAGAAGACCCTCAAACGATTCTCGCGCTTGTAGGTGGTGGATTTCGCTCAATGAGTAGGCTATCTAAAAGTTCCCCGTTGATGTGGAAAGATGTGTTTAAGCAAAATAAGGCAAATGTGCTTAAGGCTATGGCGCATTTTCAAGAGGCATTTGATGTGGCGCGAGAAATGCTAGAAAATGAGGATTGGAAGGGATTAGAGTGCTTTATGGCAAGGGCGAATACATTGCAAAAATTTATGTAAAGGGGTTTAGGATTCTAAAACCTTAATAAATTAAAAACAGAATCTTCAAAAAGATTTTCTCTATTGATGTTAAAATCCTATGTGTAAATTAAAGTATGGCAAGAAAATAAAGCCAAACAATCTTGCTCTATATTTAAAGAGAATATGGGAATGGGAGCAATTTTGGCTTTATTGTGCTTTGTATTTAAGTTTATTATAAAAAATCTAATATAATCACGCTTACGCAAAATTCAAGGGATTTAATGAATAGAATCTTTATATGTGCTCTTTTGTGTCTTAGTGCGCTATGGGCTAGAAATATTGATGAGATACGATATCAGGGCTTGAGTGCCATTTCTAATGTCCTTGCCGATGAGATTGTAAATATCAAGCCCGGAGATAGTCTAGATATTGCTAAGGTCGATAAAGCTGTCGTAGCGTTGTATTCGCAGGGATTTTTTGAGGATATTTATGCGAGTTATGAAGGGGGTGTGCTGACTTTTCACCTTACACAGAAGCCAAAGGTGGCGAGTGTGGAGATAAAAGGATATGGGAGTGAGCAGGAGAAAGAGACGTTATATTCGCAGATTGGCATTAAAAAGGGCGATAGTTATGATGAGACAAAACTTGCGCGTGCAAAGATCATTATCCGCACGATTTTAGAATATCAGGGGTATTATGGGACGGTGGTGGAGAGTGAGATAGCCAAAGTGGGCGATGATAGTGCATATGCGATTACTTTCAGTGTAAATCAGGGGGAAAATATCGTTATCAAAAATGCCATTTATGATGGGCGCGAGAAGCTTAAGGTAAAGGAGCTAGAGGAGTTAAGCGCAAATAGGCAAAAGCAATTTATGGGGTGGCTGTGGGGGCGTAATAATGGTAAGCTCAAACTTGCTGATTTGGAATACGACCACGCAAGGATTCAAGATGTATATATGCGTAAAGGATTTTTAGACGCGAGTGTCTCTCAAGCGTTTTTAGATGCAAACTTTAATGATTATAGCGCGAACTTGTATTATAAAATCAATGAGGGGGAGCGGTATAAGGTTACAGGCGTGAGGATTGTCCTGCAAGTCCCAGTGATTGAAGAAGAAGAGTTACGCAAGATTCTCAAAGTCAAAAAGGATACATATTTTAACATTGAGGAAGTGCGCGAGGATGTAGAAAAACTGCGACAAAAAATCGCAAACTTGGGTTATGCGTTTGCACGGGTTAGCCCGGATTTGGATAAAGATAGTGAAAATGCAGAAGTGAAAGTGTTGTATCTCATACAAGTGGGGCAAAAGGTAAAAATCAATGATGTGCTTATCTCTGGGAACACGCGCACTGCGGATAGAATCATACGGCGTGAGCTACTTTTAGCCCCGGGGGATACCTATAATTTTACCGAACTCAAAGAATCTGAAAACACATTAAGAAGGCTTGGCTATTTTGGCAAGGTGCAGATTAATGAACGGCGCGTGAGTGAAGATTCTATGGATTTGCTTGTGAATGTCGAGGAGACGCGCACGGGCGAGTTGATGTTTGGTTTAGGCTATGGAAGCTACGATAAGCTTATGATAAATGCTTCTATACGAGAGCGGAATCTTTTCGGGACAGGGCAGAGCGGGCAGCTTTATGCGGATTGGAGTTATCGCCGACAATTAGTCAATCTCACATTAAGCAATCCTCGTGTGCTTGATTCTAAATATAGCACTTCTTTTAGTGTATTTCACTCTTTATATTGGAATTGGGATTATAGGGAGCAAACCACCGGTGGCACAATCACCGCTGGAAAGCTCCTCACACATACTTTGAGAGCATCTCTTGGATATACACTCTCTACCACGCGAGTAGTGGATTTTTATGATACAAGCTTGGAGCAAATCTATAAAACTTATCTTACTATCGATAGACCGCTTAAATCTGCCATTAGCCCAAGTCTTTATTTTGACAACACAGATGACTACTATTTTCCTAAAAATGGTGCAATTATCTCGGCATATGTAGAGTATGCAGGGCTTGGTGGAGATGAAAAATATACAAAATTTTATGGCAAAATGGCACTTTATTATCATCTTAAATCACTTATGGGGATTGATTTGATTGCGCGCTATAAAACTCAAGCTGGGGCAATGCTAAACCACGGCTATGTGCCCATCACCTCTAAATTTTATATGGGGGGGATTTCGAGCGTGAGGGGCTATCAAATAAGCTCACTCACGCCACGCGACCCGAGCGGGAGGATTCGTGTTGGTGGGAATTATATGATGACACATTCCGCGGAGCTTAGCTATGGAATCTTAGAGAAAGCACAAATGCGTTTGGCACTTTTTGTGGATTATGGAATGATAGGCGTAGATAGCCTTAGCGAGACTACTCGCGCATCTTGGGGTGCGGCGATAGAATGGATAAGCCCTATGGGTCCTATTGTGCTTGTATTCCCACAACCTATCAATCCACAACCCGGCGATAGAACATCACGCTTTGAATTTACAATGGGAACGAGATTCTAAAGTATGCTAGGGATTTTAGGTTAGGACTTGAAAAAGTAAGGAGTAAAAATGAGTGAGACACCACAAACAAAGCGCGTAAGCGATGAGGAGATTTTGTATCTAATGAAAAATGCCTCTTTGCGTGAGCTAGGGGAGAGAGCGAGTGCAATAAAGGCGCGGTTGCACCCGGAGAACATTACAACTTTTGTTGTGGATAGAAATATTAATTATACAAATATTTGTTGGGTTGATTGTAAATTTTGTGCCTTTAAACGCAAGGTGGGCGAAGATGGTGTGTATATTTTAAGCTTTGAAGAGATTGATAAAAAGATTGATGAGCTTTTAGCTATTGGTGGCACGCAGATTCTCTTTCAAGGTGGCGTGCATCCAAAGCTTAAAATTGAGTGGTATGAGGAGCTTGTGAGCCATATCGCGCAAAAATATCCTATGATTACCATTCACGGATTTTCGGCTATTGAAGTCAATTACATCGCTCAAATTTCTAAAATCTCAATTCCTGAAGTGCTTAAACGACTACAAAAGGCTGGGCTATCATCAATCCCGGGTGCTGGGGCGGAAATCTTAAGCGATAGGGTTCGGGATATTATCGCACCCAAAAAGCTTGATACAAAAGAATGGCTAGAGGTGCATAGAGAGGCACATAGAATCGGTATGAAAAGCACAGCTACGATGATGTTTGGCAGTGTGGAAAATGATGAAGATATAGTCGCGCATTGGCGTGTTTTGCGTGAATTACAAGATGAATTTAGCGGATTTAGGGCGTTTATTTTGTGGAGCTTTCAGCCAGATAATACGCCTTTGCAAAAAGAAATGCCACAGATTCACAAGGCTTCATCAAATCGATATTTGCGACTTTTAGCGTGCAGTAGAATCTACCTTGATAATTTTAAAAATATCCAAAGCAGCTGGGTTACGCAAGGCTCGTATATCGGGCAACTCGCACTGCTTTTTGGAGCAAATGATTTAGGAAGCACGATGATGGAGGAAAATGTCGTATCAAGCGCAGGTGTGTGTAACTCGATGAACGCGCAGGAGATGATAGCCCTCATCAAAGATATTGGCTCATTCCCTGCTAAGCGCAATACGGCGTATGAAATTTTGGAGCGGTATTGATGAAATATATTTATGCATTTTTGATGATTTTCACAATATGTATAGGAGGCTGTATGAGTAAGGAGAAAGAGGCGGATATACAAAAACAGGGGCAAAAAAGCAAGGTTTCTAGCGCGGTAGATTCTATTCATATTAATGGTGTGAAAGTGCCATTTATTTTTGAAGGAAGCGCAAATTTGCCGGTGGGGAGCTTGCAGCTTGTGTTTATGGGTGGGAGCGCGGATAGCGATATACCCGGACTTGCCTCTATGAGTGCTAAGATTCTAAACGAGGGGACAAAGGCATTAGGAAATGTGGGCTTTGCAAATGAGCTAGAGAGTAAAGCAATCGATTTATACGCAAGTGCTGGATTCCAAACTTTGAGCTTCAATATTTCTTATTTGAAGGAATTTGAGGACGAGAGCCTAAGGCTGTTTGCAATGCTTTTAAAAGACCCAAACCTTACGCAATCAAGCCTTAATAAACTCAAAGATTTGACTTTAAGCAAACTCGCGCGAGATGAAAGCGATTTTGATGAAGTGGCGAGTAAGAATCTTAATAAGATTCTATTCAAAGGCACACCTTTGGCTATCCCTGTGATTGGTGAGAGGGAGAGTATAGAATCTATGACATTAAAGGATATAGAAGCATTTTTGGCGCGCAATCTTGTTTTGAATCGTCTCATTATTGTCGCTGGGGGCGATATGCAAGAAGCAGAGATTAAATCAAAGCTTGGCACACTTTTGGAATCCTTGCCAAAGGGCGAAGCAAAGCAGAGATTGCATTTTAAAGTGTCAAAAGAGATAGATTCTATAATTGAGAAAAAGCCAACAGAACAGGCTTTTATATATTTTGGCGCACCTTTTGATGTGGCGGATAAAGAAAAAAACTATATCGCTAAAGTGATGAGTTTTATACTCGGGGGGAGCGGTTTTGGTTCGCGTATAATGGAGGAAGTGCGTGTAAAAAGAGGACTTGCTTATTCCGCTTCTTTATCTATAAGCGTGGGTGGTATAGCAGATTATGCAAGCGGACATTTACAGACAAAGCTTGAAAACAAAGATGAAGCGATACAAGTTGTCAAAGAAGTGTTGAATGATTTTATCACAAATGGTGCGACACAAGAGGAGCTTGATGCGGCTAAGGCATTTTTGCAAGGCAGTGAGCCGCTACGTGAGGAGAGATTATCCCAAAGACTAAATGTGGCATTTATGAACTATTTTAAAGGGCTACCTTTAGATTATCATAAACAAGAATTGCAACGCATTAATAATTTAAGTCTTGAAGAGCTAAATAGCTACATCAAATCACATAAAGAAATACTACAAATGAGTTTTAGCATAGTAGAGTAGGTTTTAGAATCTAAGTTTGATGAGATTGTATATTTGCATAGAATCCAAAAAGTTGTATGCGTTGTGATTGTAAAGATTTGTGTAAATGGTGATTGAGATAAAGAGAGCTTAAGATTGTGATTCTTGAATTATCTCAATAGCTTTAATCACCCTTAGCACGTGGGCTTTGTCATTTTTAGATTCTGTATTTTTGTTAAGAATAAGCTTTGCAAAATGTGCTATGGAATTATCAAGGGGCATACTTTGTGGCAAAGTAGGGCTAAACTGCTCTCCTAGCTTGTATTCAATCATTTTTTTATAGAGACTATTTGTATCAAAGGTATCTTTTATCACCACGCCTGTATCAAAAAGTGCGATTTTATCCCGCTTGGTTTCATCATAAATTGCACTTTTTTTGCTTCCGCCAATAATCATCTCACGCACTTTAACGGGGCTTAACCAAGAGAGATTGAGGGTAATAATAATGCCGGATTCTAGCCGTATATTGATATTGGCAAGAGCGTCATTGGGATAGTCAAGATATTTCGCGCTAAATGTGGAAACCTCTTTAATATGAAGTCCAACAAGATAATCAATAATGCTTAAATCGTGGATTGCTAAATCCCAAATCACATCTACATTGCTTTGAAATAATCCCAAATTAATGCGCCTTGCGTTAATATAGACAATTTCACC from Helicobacter typhlonius includes these protein-coding regions:
- a CDS encoding prephenate dehydrogenase, with the protein product MKVGIVGLGLMGGSMGLALKALGQIQSRHISRILGYDNNPIHAQQALNLGLVDECVELDEIWQCDVIFLSTPLESIVALITSLTPDMIGQKTTIIDVGGAKVEILLHIPSWLRHNFVGAHPMCGTEFFGPKAAFGELYKNGIVILADVEQSGAYQVEIAKDIFIGIGMKILKMSAKEHDKHIALISHMPHIMSYALANATLSQEDPQTILALVGGGFRSMSRLSKSSPLMWKDVFKQNKANVLKAMAHFQEAFDVAREMLENEDWKGLECFMARANTLQKFM
- the bamA gene encoding outer membrane protein assembly factor BamA, with amino-acid sequence MNRIFICALLCLSALWARNIDEIRYQGLSAISNVLADEIVNIKPGDSLDIAKVDKAVVALYSQGFFEDIYASYEGGVLTFHLTQKPKVASVEIKGYGSEQEKETLYSQIGIKKGDSYDETKLARAKIIIRTILEYQGYYGTVVESEIAKVGDDSAYAITFSVNQGENIVIKNAIYDGREKLKVKELEELSANRQKQFMGWLWGRNNGKLKLADLEYDHARIQDVYMRKGFLDASVSQAFLDANFNDYSANLYYKINEGERYKVTGVRIVLQVPVIEEEELRKILKVKKDTYFNIEEVREDVEKLRQKIANLGYAFARVSPDLDKDSENAEVKVLYLIQVGQKVKINDVLISGNTRTADRIIRRELLLAPGDTYNFTELKESENTLRRLGYFGKVQINERRVSEDSMDLLVNVEETRTGELMFGLGYGSYDKLMINASIRERNLFGTGQSGQLYADWSYRRQLVNLTLSNPRVLDSKYSTSFSVFHSLYWNWDYREQTTGGTITAGKLLTHTLRASLGYTLSTTRVVDFYDTSLEQIYKTYLTIDRPLKSAISPSLYFDNTDDYYFPKNGAIISAYVEYAGLGGDEKYTKFYGKMALYYHLKSLMGIDLIARYKTQAGAMLNHGYVPITSKFYMGGISSVRGYQISSLTPRDPSGRIRVGGNYMMTHSAELSYGILEKAQMRLALFVDYGMIGVDSLSETTRASWGAAIEWISPMGPIVLVFPQPINPQPGDRTSRFEFTMGTRF
- a CDS encoding dehypoxanthine futalosine cyclase; translation: MSETPQTKRVSDEEILYLMKNASLRELGERASAIKARLHPENITTFVVDRNINYTNICWVDCKFCAFKRKVGEDGVYILSFEEIDKKIDELLAIGGTQILFQGGVHPKLKIEWYEELVSHIAQKYPMITIHGFSAIEVNYIAQISKISIPEVLKRLQKAGLSSIPGAGAEILSDRVRDIIAPKKLDTKEWLEVHREAHRIGMKSTATMMFGSVENDEDIVAHWRVLRELQDEFSGFRAFILWSFQPDNTPLQKEMPQIHKASSNRYLRLLACSRIYLDNFKNIQSSWVTQGSYIGQLALLFGANDLGSTMMEENVVSSAGVCNSMNAQEMIALIKDIGSFPAKRNTAYEILERY
- a CDS encoding M16 family metallopeptidase; the protein is MSKEKEADIQKQGQKSKVSSAVDSIHINGVKVPFIFEGSANLPVGSLQLVFMGGSADSDIPGLASMSAKILNEGTKALGNVGFANELESKAIDLYASAGFQTLSFNISYLKEFEDESLRLFAMLLKDPNLTQSSLNKLKDLTLSKLARDESDFDEVASKNLNKILFKGTPLAIPVIGERESIESMTLKDIEAFLARNLVLNRLIIVAGGDMQEAEIKSKLGTLLESLPKGEAKQRLHFKVSKEIDSIIEKKPTEQAFIYFGAPFDVADKEKNYIAKVMSFILGGSGFGSRIMEEVRVKRGLAYSASLSISVGGIADYASGHLQTKLENKDEAIQVVKEVLNDFITNGATQEELDAAKAFLQGSEPLREERLSQRLNVAFMNYFKGLPLDYHKQELQRINNLSLEELNSYIKSHKEILQMSFSIVE
- a CDS encoding Gfo/Idh/MocA family protein, which translates into the protein MIECALIGYGYWGRNVAKALHDSPHFHLTTIFDNDKQAQDEALQSYAFTPYANYELILADSHIQAVFIITPPHTHFALAESALKQGKHTFVEKPLTTQSTQAKILYDLADSHNVKLYCDHIFLHSPAVQYLKEHIESFGEIVYINARRINLGLFQSNVDVIWDLAIHDLSIIDYLVGLHIKEVSTFSAKYLDYPNDALANINIRLESGIIITLNLSWLSPVKVREMIIGGSKKSAIYDETKRDKIALFDTGVVIKDTFDTNSLYKKMIEYKLGEQFSPTLPQSMPLDNSIAHFAKLILNKNTESKNDKAHVLRVIKAIEIIQESQS